The Nitratidesulfovibrio sp. SRB-5 genomic sequence GGGAGCGGACTGAGGCCGGAGCCCGCGCATGGCGTGCAATGCATGTCGGCGCCCATGCGCACAAACAAAGGCCGCCCCTTCGGGGGCGGCCTTTTCTCGCATCTGCCGTGCCAGTCGCGTGGCCGATGAGGGGGCTAGAGAATCTCCACCCCGTCCCCGGTGACCAGCACCATGTATTCCCAGCGGATGCCGCCCCATTCGGGGTAGTACAGGCCGGGCTCCACGGTCACGATCATGCCGGGCTTCAGGATCATTTCGTTGCGCGGGTTCAGGCTGGGCGGCTCGTGGGTTTCGAGGCCTATGCCGTGGCCCAGCGCGTGGGTGAAGTGGGCGGCCACGCCCTGCGCCTCGAAGTGGGCGCGCGCGGCGCGGTAGGCGTCGGCCACGGGCAGGCCGGGGCGCATGATCCTTATGGCCTCGGCCTGGGCGGCCTTGGTCTGTTCCAGCGCGCGGGAGAAGTGGTCGGCGGGCTTGTCGCCCACCCAGAAGGTGCGGGTCTGGTCCGAGTTGTACAGGTCCAGCCGCGCGCCCACGTCCACCAGCACCGGGCAGTTTTCGGTCAGGGGCACGTCGCCGGGGGCGTAGTGGGGCAGGGCGGCGTTGGGGCCAACGCCCACGATGCTGGAGAAGGCCAGTTCGCTGGCGCCATGTTCGCGGAAGAACTTTTCTATGTCCCAGGCGATTTCCGCTTCGGTGCGACCGGGCACGAGGATGCCGGGCACCCATTCCATGAGCTGGTGGTTCAGCGCGGCGGAACGGCGCATCAGCTCGATTTCCTCGGGTTCCTTGATCACCCGCATTTCCTCGACCATGCCGTCGGCCCGTTCCATGGTCAGGCCGGGCGAGACCTTGTCGAAGAAGTCCAGGGTCACGGCGCGCGCCTCGAAGCCCACGGTGCCGCGCACCTTGTCCTTGAGCAGGCCGTTGATCTGGCCCGGCGCATCGCCGGAATAGATGAACACGCGCTCTTCGGGCCACAGGCGGCGGGCCGCGTCGAGGTAGCGGGGGTCGGTGCACAGCCAGTCGTTGCCGTCGGCGGTGACGATGAGGTACCCGGCGCTCTCGTTCAGCTGCACGTCGTGCAGTTCGAAGCCGGAAAGGTAGAATCGGTTGGCCGCATGGCTGACCAGCAGGGCGGACAGGCCTTTTTCGCGCATGGCGGCGCGCAGGGTTTCGCGCCGCGCCTCGTAGCGTTGTGCATTCATGGTGTGTGCCTCGGAAATGGAACCGGTATTGGTGGGAAAAATGAGAAGCGTATTGCTGGGGTGGCGCACTCCGCCACGCCAACGACGAGTTTCCCACAATGAAGAAGTTTGGGGGGAGGGGTTCGGGGAGGGAGGCCCTTTCACGCTCTGCGGACGCCATCCGCGCGTTGCGGTCCCTATCCGTAAGGCTCGCAATCTCGCCTAACGGCTAGGGCAAGGTTCGCGCGGTGCGCTCACCCAACGGCTGCCGCAAAGGGACCCCTTTCCGTTGCCTCATTATCTCATCAAATTTTATACGTCGTTTCCTCTTCGCCGAGCACCATGCGCCCGGCCCATTCCACGCCCTGCATGACCGAATGGTCCATGTTGGCGGCCTCGTATTTCCACCCGCCGAAGCGCCCGCGCGAGTATATGCCGTGCGCCTCCAGCCACGGCTGGATGCGGCGCAGGGCGGCGTCGCGCCCCAGGGTGGGCACCGGGTAGCCGTAATCCACGGCAATGGACCACCGCGACGCGATGCGCTCCCGCTCGTCCGGATGGAGCATGGAGGTGTGTACAAGCCCCTCCACGGTCTTGTCCATCAGGGTGTCCAGCTGTTCCGGCTTGTGCACGGACCACGAGGTCTCGGCCATCAGCGCGCGCTGCTGGCCGGGCCGGGCCGCGTTGTTGGGCGAGTAGTTGTGGAAGTTGGTCAGGCGGTAGAAGGGCGCGTTGGATTCCGGAAAGTACATCCAGCAGGTGTCGTCCTTGCGGATGTCCTCAGGCCGCATGTCGTCCACGCCAACCCCGGCCACGTACACGCCGTTGCGGGCCAGTTGTCCGGCGGCGGCGCGCAGGTCGTCGCCCACCATGGCGGCGGCTGGCCCCGCGCCGATCTGGTCGCGGACAAGGAGGTCCAGCGGGCCGGTGGCCAGCATGTGGTCGTAGGTGATGGCCTGGCCGTTGCCCGTGCGCACGGTGCGTTTTGTCGGATCAACCGCCGTCACGGGGGTGTTCAGGCGCACCTTGTCACCCAGACGCGCGGCCAGCCGGGTGAAGATTTCTCCGGTGCCGCCGTGCAGCGGAAAACGGAACAGGTTGTTGGGGCCCCAGCTCACGTTGTCCAGTTGCAGCACCAGGTTGCGCAGCACCATTTCAAGGTCGATGACGCTGACCCGCTCGCCGATCCACTGGTAGCTCATCAGTTCGGCGGGGGTGGCCCACACCTTGAAGTTGTAGGGCCGCATGAAATGTTTGGCGATGCCCGCGCCAAAGACGTATTCGAACCATTCCGCAAAGTTGGTGGGCGCCTGTTCGCGCCGGTTGCCGGGCAGCAGGGCCTGCACGCATTCCCACTGCATTTCCGGCGGCAGGTGGCGGATGTTGTTCTGGAAGGGGTAGGGCACCCAGCGCCCGGCGATGCGCACCCGCGCGATGCGCATGTGCTCCAGATACTGGCCGTCCAGCAGGCTTTCCACCAGGTTGTCGAAGTAGGCGTAGTGCGAGAACACCACGTGCCCGCCGATGTCCCAGGTGAACCCCGCCGCGTCGCGGAAGCTGGCGGCCAGCCCCCCGGCGTAGGGGTTGCGCTCCAGCACCAGCACGGAGTGTTCGCCAAGTTCCGCCAGCCGGTGGGCCGCGCCAAGGCCCGTGGGGCCTGCGCCGATGATCAGGTATTTGACGTGCATGCGGTATCCTGCGGGTCGCGCGGTGTGTACGCGTGGCAGCCGTATGCCCCGGTGCGGGGCGTGATGGCCGTGGTGGGCCGGGTCGGCCCGGGCATTCCGGGCGCAAGGCCACTCGGCCCGTTCGGGAAGTGGTCGTGCCTGCTCGGGTAATGGCGCCAACCTGAAGAATCGTGCCAGCCCGGAGAATCGTGCCTGACGGGCCCGGTCCACGCAAG encodes the following:
- a CDS encoding M24 family metallopeptidase, coding for MNAQRYEARRETLRAAMREKGLSALLVSHAANRFYLSGFELHDVQLNESAGYLIVTADGNDWLCTDPRYLDAARRLWPEERVFIYSGDAPGQINGLLKDKVRGTVGFEARAVTLDFFDKVSPGLTMERADGMVEEMRVIKEPEEIELMRRSAALNHQLMEWVPGILVPGRTEAEIAWDIEKFFREHGASELAFSSIVGVGPNAALPHYAPGDVPLTENCPVLVDVGARLDLYNSDQTRTFWVGDKPADHFSRALEQTKAAQAEAIRIMRPGLPVADAYRAARAHFEAQGVAAHFTHALGHGIGLETHEPPSLNPRNEMILKPGMIVTVEPGLYYPEWGGIRWEYMVLVTGDGVEIL
- a CDS encoding protoporphyrinogen/coproporphyrinogen oxidase, coding for MHVKYLIIGAGPTGLGAAHRLAELGEHSVLVLERNPYAGGLAASFRDAAGFTWDIGGHVVFSHYAYFDNLVESLLDGQYLEHMRIARVRIAGRWVPYPFQNNIRHLPPEMQWECVQALLPGNRREQAPTNFAEWFEYVFGAGIAKHFMRPYNFKVWATPAELMSYQWIGERVSVIDLEMVLRNLVLQLDNVSWGPNNLFRFPLHGGTGEIFTRLAARLGDKVRLNTPVTAVDPTKRTVRTGNGQAITYDHMLATGPLDLLVRDQIGAGPAAAMVGDDLRAAAGQLARNGVYVAGVGVDDMRPEDIRKDDTCWMYFPESNAPFYRLTNFHNYSPNNAARPGQQRALMAETSWSVHKPEQLDTLMDKTVEGLVHTSMLHPDERERIASRWSIAVDYGYPVPTLGRDAALRRIQPWLEAHGIYSRGRFGGWKYEAANMDHSVMQGVEWAGRMVLGEEETTYKI